Proteins encoded by one window of Anopheles maculipalpis chromosome 2RL, idAnoMacuDA_375_x, whole genome shotgun sequence:
- the LOC126560020 gene encoding insulin-like growth factor-binding protein complex acid labile subunit translates to MLMYLLVILGATGCLPMCSGRAVPHHRLRGAGIGRLQNTTLTNATLSPIGQLGGEVFLEGCQIENFGPTLFGMLQRISCLTLRGGFIPTVTFHSHTLDTLVIDATGLQLFDVLPSEVAYTRLRILQITRTNLKHLTPHVSLLVGLKRLDLSQNQLTYVDLDVLGAMQRLRDLDLSVNRIVRLDASPELQLAGLRNLWVSYNRLRTFGAFPGAFPALDTVRLIGNAWHCSWVDRARANIIRHGITAFGADYDCPGERQGGLCCYADDALGEEEAQPTTTLEITIGTQPADGDDLTLRESNRSTEPIGVRYGEVEIFL, encoded by the exons ATGTTGAT GTATTTATTGGTAATTTTGGGAGCGACAGGATGTCTACCGATGTGCAGTGGACGAGCAGTACCACACCATAGACTTCGTGGAGCAGGTATTGGACGGCTACAGAATACGACACTCACCAATGCCACGCTGTCCCCGATAGGGCAGCTGGGTGGCGAAGTGTTCTTGGAGGGTTGTCAAATAGAGAACTTTGGTCCGACACTGTTCGGAATGTTGCAGCGGATAAGCTGTCTGACGCTTCGCGGTGGATTCATTCCCACCGTTACATTTCATTCGCACACGCTCGATACGCTCGTGATCGATGCGACGGGTTTGCAGCTGTTTGATGTGCTTCCTTCTGAGGTTGCTTACACAAGGCTGCGCATTCTTCAGATTACACGCACCAACTTGAAACACCTTACGCCGCACGTATCACTGTTGGTGGGTCTTAAACGGTTGGACCTATCCCAGAACCAACTAACCTACGTCGATCTGGATGTGCTGGGTGCGATGCAACGGCTGCGAGATCTCGATCTGTCTGTGAATAGGATTGTCCGATTGGACGCTTCGCCCGAGCTGCAGCTGGCGGGCCTCCGCAACCTCTGGGTCAGCTATAACCGATTGCGTACGTTCGGGGCTTTCCCGGGTGCGTTCCCGGCACTTGACACGGTGCGATTGATAGGCAATGCGTGGCACTGTTCATGGGTGGATCGAGCGCGGGCCAACATTATACGTCACGGGATCACGGCTTTCGGGGCTGATTACGATTGTCCGGGCGAGCGCCAGGGTGGACTTTGCTGTTACGCTGATGACGCGCTCGGTGAGGAAGAAGCGCAGCCGACGACGACGCTTGAGATCACGATCGGAACGCAGCCGGCCGATGGCGATGATCTCACGCTGCGGGAATCGAACCGAAGCACGGAACCGATAGGAGTACGGTACGGTGAGGTGGAGATCTTTCTGTGA